CGGGTGTTCGCGCTCGTAGTTGTGGGCGACCTCCGGGTGGGCGTTGACTAACTCGACGTGGGCGTCGTAGTCGTCCTCGGGCGCGTGCGTCGCCACGAGCGTCGCCGTTCCGCCGATCTCCTCGGCGTCGATGAGCGCGCCGAAGCGCGTGAGGGCCCCCTCGTCGTCCAGTCGGCGGACGCGGTCGAGGAGTTCGTCGGCGCTCACGTCGATTCCGTGGTCCGAAAGCGTCGCCGCCGCCGGCTCGAACGGCCGTTCGACGACCGGAAACCCCCCCTGAAACGCGTTCAAGATGGCTCGGTCGACGGTCCCCAGATCTTCGCTCATACCAACGCTCAGACGCCTGCGGATAAAAGCGGCGCGGGAGTCACAACATTTCGGGAGACCGTCTCACAGCGAGCGCTCCGGAGCGCTTTAGCTCTCCGAGTCCCTAGTTACCGTGTGACGATATCCACCGCCGAACTGGCCGTGCGGTTGCTGGTCTTCCTGTTCGTACTGGTGGGTGTCCCCCTCTCCTTCGTCGTCATGTTCCGCATCATGGACTACGCCGCGAACGACACGCTCGTCGCGCAGTTCAGCGGTCGGCGGAACGGGCGCGACACGGGCCAGCTAAACGCCTACTTCGAGCGAGCGGGCGTCGAGGCGACGACGTGTACCTTCTGCGGATCCGCCAACGGGCCGGACTACGCGTACTGTCACAACTGTCAGGAGCGGCTGCCGAACTGAAAAACCCGATTCAATCGCCGTACCCGCGCCGACTCAGTCGCCGTACTCGCGCCGACTCAATCCCCGCGAACGCCGGTCACGTCGAAGCCCCGTTCTTCGATGTCGTCGAGGATAGCCTCGTGGTCGGCGCTGGCCTCGTAGTAGAAGACGAGATCGAACGACCCCTCTCGGAGCAGTTGCTGACACTCCCAGACGAACTCCTCGCCGTCGAGCGTGAGCCCCTGATGCTGGTTCGAGGCGAACTCCGGGTCGTCGCTGCCCGAGTAGACGAACGTGTCCTCGGGGTCCATCCCGTACCCCTCGGCGATGGCGTCGCCGACGTCGATGGTGGCCTGCATCATCTCTATCTCGTCGTCCCCGTCGTACTCCGTGTGGACGACGGCCCCGTTGAGCTGGATCTCGCCGGGCTCCAGCAGCTGCTTGGTCCGGCGGTAGAGGTCGTCGTCGAGTGCGTCGGCGTCGCTCATACGGGACCCTCGCCGGCGAGTCCCTAATGCACTTCGGAATCAAATTGTGGTGGCAGCCGCTCTCGCTGCCGCGACGCCTCCTCAGAAGCGAGCGCGCTCGCTTACAGCCGTTTCAGGTTCGTCGCCCGCGGGCCTTTGTCCGCCTGTTCGATGTCGAATTCGACTTCCTGTCCCTCCTCTAAGTCCGGGCCGCCGACGTCCTCCATGTGGAAGAACACGTCCTCGTCCGCGTCGTCCGTCTCGATGAAGCCGTAACCGCCCGTGTCGTTGAAGAAGTCTACCGTACCGGTCGCCATTGCAGACGGGGGTACGCGCCCGAACTATTAAAACCATGCGGCCGGTTGGCACGGGCGGTCGGAGCCACAAACGCCTTATCGGTTCGTTGATATGCTACTGGTGATGCGAGAACGGGTCCGTCGTCTCGGCTACGCCGCGTACGAACGCTTACTCCACCGGGAGTTCTCGGGCGCGCCCAGTCACGTCGCCGTCATTCAGGACGGCAACCGACGATACGCCCGCAAGCGGGGCGTCGAGACGAGGCAGGGACACAGCGCGGGCGCGGAGACGACCGAGGAACTGCTGAACTGGTGCGACGAACTCGGCATCCGCGAAGTGACGCTCTACACCTTCTCGACGGAGAACTTCGACCGGCCCGAGGACCAGCGCGAGTACATCTTCGACCTCGTCGAGGAGAAGCTCCGGACGTTCGCCGACGCCGACCGCGTCCACGACGCCGAGGTCTGCATCCGCGCCATCGGCGAGACGGAGCTGCTCCCCGAGCGGGTCCGAGACGCCATCGACTACGCCGAGACCCGGACCGGCCAGTACGACCGCCTGAATCTCAACGTCGCGCTGGCCTACGGCGGCCGCGCGGAACTGCTCGGCGCGGCCCGCAGCGTCGCCCGCTCGGTCGAGTCGGGCGAGCTGGCCCCCGAGGACGTCTCCGTCGAGGCGATCGAGGACTGCCTCTACGAGGGGCCGACCCGCGACGTGGACCTCATCATCCGCACCGGCGGCGACGAGCGGACCTCCAACTTCCTCCCGTGGCACGCCAACGGCAACGAGGCCGCGACGTTCTTCTGTGCGCCCTACTGGCCGGAGTTCCGCAAGATCGACTTCCTACGGGCCATCCGGACCTACCAGAACCGCGAGGAGTCCTGGCGAACCACCCGCGCCCGGCGCGCCCTCACGCTCGTTCGCGCCCTCGAAGACGCCGAGGTCCCGCAGGCCAAACGGGTCCTCGGTCGGTTCCGCGACGCTCTCCCGAGTGGCGAGCGCGAAACCGTCGAGGAATACGATACGGCGGACTGAACCCCTGCTTATGCAGGCCCAGGGCGTATGAGGAGCGGGAGTGAACGGGAGATTGTCATGGCTATCGAAGAGTCCGAAGCCCAAGAGCTGTTCGAGGAGGAACTGGACTTCCCGGCCGAGAAGGAGACCGTCGTCGAGACGGTCGGTGACCGCGAGATCGAATCCCAGGGCGGGGACAACGATACCGTCGAGGAGATCGTCGAGCGCAGCGAGACGGAGGAGTTCGAGTCCGCCGAGGAGCTCCACACCACGATGATGAACTACCTCGACGCCGACCACGTCGGCCGCGAGAACTACTCCGACCGCTCCGACGAATCGGCAGGGGATGACGACCAAGACGAAGAGTCGCTCTAGCGTACTCTCCTCCGCTACGGTTTCTCGACTTTAGCCGAAACTCGCAACTTCCCGCTTCTCTGTGGGTAGAGACTACCAAATCCGCTCTCAGGCATCTATCAGCGAAACGACCAAGTCCCCTCCGCGCCGGAGTTCGACGCTCGCTCCGGCGTACTCGAAGGAGACGAACAAACTGGGGTCCGGTTCGAAGAAGAGCGTTTCGAGGGCGTCGCAGTCGATCACTTCGACGATCGGCGGGAGGTCTAGGGGATCGCGGCCAGTTACGGCGGCGACGCTTTCGACTATCCCCACGACGACGGTTCTATCGGAACCGGATAGCGACACTCGCTCCGTTATTTTGTCTTGTTTCTTGGACATCTGCTGCGCTCAGTCGTTCGCTTGCTGGTTCTCGGCACGACGAGAGGCAGTCCCGGGAGCAGACACGAGGGCACCGTGCGGGAGTTGATACGTGAGCGCCGTCTCCTCGACCGTCCCCCGATCGCGGTTCCAGACGACGAGGCCGGACTCATCGAGTTTCGGGAGGTGGAGGTGATGCAGGTAGATTCGAGTCCGCTCCACCGTTTCGTCGCGGGCGTCGTTCGCCAGATGTCTAGCGATGTCGATATCGGTCGTCGCCCCCTGCTCGCGAGTGACGAAATTCAGTATCTCGCGGCGCTTCGAGTTCGCCAGCGACCTGAATACCCCATCCCAGTCGATAGACTCTATCTCGGACATCTATCGATACCTTCGACACACGGTAGTAAGGGTCCTGTACCTGATATTTCAGCCACTTAAGTAATGATCGAGTTATCGATCACGCTCGACAGACCATCAAGAATCGAACAGGACCGACGTGAGTATCTTGTTCGTTCCCCGTCGGATGTTTTCCGAGACGGACTGTTCGGAGATACCGATCTCGCCCCCGAGCTCGCCGAGCGTCGTCCCGCGCGGCACCTCGAAGTACCCGCCTCTGACGGCGAGCAGGAGCGCCCGGCGTTGCGCATCCGTCAGGTCGAACTTGTGGCCGTCGCCGTGTTCCTCGGCTAACGTGTACACGCGTTCGAGGCGGAATACGATGTTGTGTTCCATGCAGAAGTTGTGGAAATCGGTCAGACCCTGATGAGAGTCGAATCGAATTCGGAAGAACCACTTTTCGTTCCCACGCGCTTCGAGGATCGTCGCGTCGGTCTCCGCCATCCCGTAGACGAGGCTCTCGATGTCGTCGGTCCACTCCACCCGATAGAGGGCGCTTTCGCCGACAGTGTCGAGGGCATGGAGGTGCTCGACGTACTTACTCGACCGGACGGACTGTTCGAACTCCTCGAACCCGCCGCCGTGGACCCAGACGTAGGGCATCACCTTTCCGGAAGCCGGTACTACTCGCTCCATCTCTACGTGTGTGTTCGGGCTCCGAGCGAGTACCTGTCCGAGGATGAACTCGTCCGAATCGATAGTGAACTCCGCGATAACGGTCACACCATCGATACTCGCTACGGGGTAATCAAACCATAGTCGGCCGTTCGCTTCCCGTTCGAACCGCTGTCGAGCGAAGCCCGACATGATTCGGCCTATCGGCCGAACCGCCGCTGCCGTTCCTGATAGTCCCGCAGCGCCCGCAGGTAGTCTCGCTGGCGGAAGTTCCGCCAGTTCACGTCGGTGAAGTACAGTTCGGAGTAGACCGACTGCCAGATCATGAAATCGGAGAGGCGCTCGGCCCCGGTCTTGATGACGAGGTCCGGGACCGTCGGGAAGACGAGGTGTTCTTCGACGGCGGCCTCGTCGATCTCCTCGGGGGAGAGGTCACCGCTATCGACGTCCTCGGCGAGTTTCCGGACGGCGGTGGCGAACTCGGATTGGCCGCCCAGTCCGATGGAGATCTGTATCGGCGCGTCGACGGCCGCCGCGTCGTCAGGGCCGCGGACGGCGACGGGTTCAGGCGTGCGGAGGTCCGCGAGTTCCCGGCGCAGCGTCGGGACGGCTTCCTCGTCCAAGACGCTGACGTAGACGACGACGGTCTCGGCTCCGTACTGGACCGCCCACTCGAAGAACTGCTCTAGGGTGGCGTACGCGCCGTCGGTCAGCAGGTCCCGTTCGGTGATGACGAGCGCGACGGTCTCCGGTAAGGTGGCGTCGCTCCGGCGGAGGCGGGCGGCGAGATAGCGGTCGTAGAGACCCACGAGAGGGAGTATATCGAGCGTTCGCCTAAAAGCCACGGTACGCGGACCAACGACGCCGAATCCCCGAACGGAGCGCCCGACGGCGACCCGGTCAGTTCGGAAAGGGTAAGTGGCTCTCGGGGATACCGGTGGGACGTGCCTTCGACAGTCCGGCGTGCCGGCGCGTTCGCCGCGGTCGGGACCCTCGCGTTCGCCGTCCCGGTCGCCACCGGCCTGGATTCGCCCGCGCTCGCGACTGTCGCCGCGACCGGCCCGTTCGCGCTGGTCGCGTTGCTCGCCATGACCGCCGTTGGCCAAGGGACCGCGCTGTTCGAACTGTTCGCCCGCCCCGGCGATTACGAGGACGGGAAGCTCTACGGGCTGGCGGCGTTCGCGCTGGCCGCGGCCGGGCTGGCCCTGCTCGCGGTGCAGTTCGGGCTCCCGGTGCGGGTGTTCGTCGCGACGGTCGTCCTCGTCTCCTACGGCAACCTCGGGCAGCGACTCGCCCACCGTGTCCACAGCGACGAGGTGGTCGCCGCCGCCGGGTTCGTCGTCGTCGGGTTCGCCGCCGGCGTCGTCGCGCAGCTGGTGGCCGCCCGGATTCAGGGCGTCGCCATCGACTCGGCCGAAGCGCTGTTCCTCGCCGGGACCGGCGCGCTCGTCGCGGCGCTGCTCCGGTCGGTGCTGTTCGAGCGCGACGACCCGCTGGTGATGCTGTCGGTCGGCTTACTGTTGTGGCTCTTCTTCGAACTCGATCCGACCGTCGGCACCCAGCGGGTCTTCATCGCGCTCGGCGTCTCGGCGGTCCTCGGCTACGTCGCCTACGCGCTCGACACCGCCTCGCTCCCGGGGATGCTCACCGGCGTCCTCCTCTCGCTGCTGACAATCGTGCTCGGCGGGTACGGCTGGTTCGCCATGCTCATCACGTTCTTCGGGCTGGGCGGCCTCTCGTCGAAGTTCCGCTACGACGAGAAACTGGAGCGCGGCATCGCACAGGAGGACGAGGGCGCGCGGGGGAGCGGGAACGTCCTCGCCAACTCCATCGTCGCGCTGGTAGCGGTCATCGCGTGGGTCGCCAGTCCGAGCCACATCGCCGTCGAACCGGGGCTGTTCCTCTATGCCTTCGCCGGGGCGGTGGCCGCGGCGATGACCGACACCTTCTCCAGCGAGTTCGGCGGCCTCTACGACAACCCGCGGCTCATCACCACTCTCCGGCGGGTCGAGCCCGGCACCGACGGCGGCGTCACATGGCAGGGAGTCGTCGCCGGGTTGGCCGGCGCGGCCATCATCGCCGGGATCGCCGCCGCGACGCTGGAAACGGTCGGCCCGGTCGGGGCCGTCGTCGTCGTCGGCTGCGGGCTCGTCGGGATGACCGTCGACAGCCTGCTGGGCGCGACCGTCGAGGGAACCGTCGTCGGCAATCAGGGCGTCAACATGCTGGCGACGCTCGCGGCGGCGCTGGCTGGCAGCGGCGTCGCGCTCGCGGTCGGGCTCGTATGATCCGCGAGGCGCGTTCGGAGGACAGCGACCGACTCAGCGCCATTCAGACGGCCGCCCTCGACGAGCCGTGGCCGGGGCTGTTGGACGTCGCCATCACCGGCCCGCCGATCGTGGTCGTCCTCGACGAGAACGGCCCGATCGCGTACGCGCTGGTCGTCCCGGACTCGCCGGTCGCCTACGTCGCGGAGTTCGCCGTCGCGCCGGGAATGCAGGGCCGAGGCTACGGAACTCGGCTGATGCGAGCGCTGCTCGTCCGCCTCCGAAACGATGGGTTCGAGACGGTTCGACTCACCGCCCGCGAGGACGACGAGCGGGCGCGCTCGTTCTACGATACGTTCGACTTCGAGATGGTCGAGCGGATCGACGACCACTACGAGGACGGCGACGGCGTCCTGCTGTCGCGTGACCTCTAGGAGACGGTCCTGACCTGCACGCTCGTCGGTTGCTTGACGTACTCGCCGTCGCCGGTGGCGACGACCGTGCCGACGCCGCGCTGGGCGGCGACATCGAGAATCTTCTGCGAACAGTCGGCGTCGACGACGACGGTTCGGGGCGTCTCGTCGCAGTCGCCCACCATCGAGACCACCTCGTCTGCGTCCCCCTCCGCGAGGACCCGCAGGTCGTCATCGAGTAGCCGGACGGTCCCGCTGTCGGCGCGGATGACGGCGTCGACGTGGTCCGAGAGCGTCGGGCGCTCGCGGTCCGCCTCGTCGGCCGCCGTCGCGTCGGTCGTCGCGTCGCCGTCGCCGCTCGGTCCGGCGGTCGACGCCGTTTCCGTCGAGTCGGCCTCGCTCGCCGCCGTTCCCCCGTCGACGCCGGCGACGGCCGCGGCTTCGCCACCGTCTTCGTCCGTGACCGGCCCTCGGTCGCTGTCGACGGCGGTCGCGTCGTCGCGTGCTTCGTTCTCCTCGATCGCAGCGGCGGGGGAGTCGGCGTCGGCGACGGCGTCGTATGGGACCTTATCGCGGAGCGATTTCATCGCCTCGCTGCGGGAGAGTTCCTCGACGGAGCGGCCGCGCGGGGCGATGGCGACGTAGTCCACATCACCGACCTGTGCCAGCTCCTTGAGGATGAGGTCGCCGCCGCGGTCGCCGTCGAGGAAGGCGGTGACGGTCCGACGGGTCGTCAGGTCCGCGACCGCTTCGGGGACGTCGGTGCCCTCGACGGCGATGGCGTTCTTGACGCCGTACTTCAGCAGTTGGAGCACGTCGGCCCGCCCCTCGACGACGACGATGGCGTCGGAGTCGGCCACCCGCGGGCCGGCGGGCAGCCCCTCGTACTCCGTGATGTCGTCGACGCGGGCGCGCTGGCGCACCGTCTCGACGATGTCCTCAGTCTGGATGGAGTCCGCCTCGAAGGAGGCCAGTAGCTCCGTCGCCCGGTCGACCACTTCGCGCCGCTTGGCGCTCCGGACGTCCTCGATGTCCGAGACCTCTATCTGCGCCCTGCAGGGACCGACCTGTTCGATGGTTTCGAGCGCCGCGGCGAGGATGGCGGTCTCGACCCGGTCGAGCCCGCTGGCGACCGTTATCTGGCCGAACGACTGCCCGCCCTCGGACCGGATCTCGACGTCGATCCGTCCGACCTTCTTCGACTCCTGTAGGTCCCGCAAGTCCATCTCCTCGCCCAGTAACCCCTCGGTCTGCCCGAACACCGCGCCGACGACGTCGCTCCGCTCGACGACCCCGGCGGCGGTGATGTCCGCGTGAATGAGATATTTCGCTGTATCGTGCATAGCTCCGTTCCTGTCCGTCGCTCGCCCACGCGACGGACTGCTGTCACTACGCCGGGGTACGCGACGCCGCTCTAAATAAGCTTGGCGTCGCCGCCGCGTCCGTGACTGTCTACCACCCGACAGCGCCCGCGTCGCCGTCGCTTCACGCCTCGGCCAGTAACCGGTCCATCGCCTCGATGCCCCGTTCCATCGCGGCGAGCGGGTCGTCCGGATCGTCGTACTCGAAGACGAGCCAGTCCGTCCCGGCCTCGCGGGCGGCGGCCACGACGGCCGGGAGGTCCACGACGCCCTCGCCGAGGTCGGTGGGGTCGCCGTCGACGGTGACGTCTTTCAGGTGGACGACCGGGGCGCGTCCGTCGAGTTTCCGGAGGAGAGAGACCGGGTCTCGTCCGGCGGCCTGCGCCCACCCGGCGTCGAGTTCGAAACCCACCGTCGTCCGCTCGATGAGCCGGTCGAACGCCGTCTCGTCGCCGACCGGGACGAACTCGTGGACGTGGTTGTGATAGAGGAGCGGGCGGTCGAGGTCGCGGGCGATGCGGTCGAGCGTCGCCGCCGTCTCGTCGACGGCCGCCGCGTCGGCGAAGTGGTCGTCGTCGAGGTAGGGAACGACGGCGTAAGGGGCGTCCAGCGTCTCCAGATCGCCGTTGATAGCCGCCGGGTCCGCCCGGAGTTCGTCGGCGTCGACGTGGACGCCGACGGGCAACAGGCCGGCGGCGTCGAGCAACTGCGTTCGCTCGGACGAGTCGCCGAGCCCGGCGAACTCGACGCCCTCGTACCCGGCGGTCGCGAGACGGTGGAAGAGAGCGGAGAGAGGTGCGTCGACGTTCCGAAGCGTCCACAGTTGGATTGCCGTGCGCATGCCGGGTCCTGTGGCCGCGATTGATAAATAACCGTGCACAAGAAGCACCCATGACGTTCACCGAAGCCGAGATCGATCCGACGCGGTTCCTCGAAGACGTCGAGATGCGCGTCGGCGAGGTCGTCGACGTCGAACCGTTCCCCGAAGCGCGAAAGGACGTGTACAAACTCGACGTGGACTTCGGCGAGGAGACGTTGCAGTCTGCGGCCAGGCTCACCGACGTCTACGACCCCGAGGACTTACTGGGGGCGCAGGTCGTCGCCGTCGTGAACCTGGGGACGGTCACCGTCGCCGGGTTCGAGAGCGAGTGTCTGGTCACGGGCGTCGACGGCGAGGACGGCGTCGTCCACCTGACGACCGAACGCGACGTCGAGCCCGGAACGCGCGTCTACTGAAAAGGAATTTTCTTCACATCCGCCGTGTGAAGGTTCGAAACCTATTAGTATCGCCAGCGGATACGAAACCCAATCATGACGTCCGCTCGAACCGCCGGCTGGGCCGCCGTCGCGCTCGTGCTGATGGCGCTTGCCGTCCCGTGGTTCCTCTGGCGAAACGCGAGCGTCGCGTTCGGCCTGCCGGTGTGGCTCTGGTGGCACGTCGGCTGGATGGTGCTGGCGAGTATCGTCTTCGCCGTCTTCGCCCGAACCGACTGGGGTCTCGGCGTCGAGGAGGTGCGCTGAGATGGCCGACACTGCGCTCCAGTTGGGCATCGTCGGCGCGTACATGGTCGTCGCGCTGGCCGTCGGCGTCGTCGCCTACCGCCTGACCGAGCGGAACGCCGAGGACTACTACCTCGCCAGTCGCACGCTGGGCACCGTCGTCCTGCTCTTCACGACCTTCGCGACCCTGCTTTCGGCCTTCACGTTCTTCGGCGGACCGAACCTCGCCTTCAGCGCCGGCCCTGAGTGGATTCTGGTGATGGGACTGATGGACGGCATCGTCTTCGCCGTCCTCTGGTACGTGTTGGGCTACAAGCAGTGGCTCGTCGGCAAGCGCCACGGCTACGTCACGCTCGGGGAGATGCTGGGCGACCGCTTCGGCTCGACGCGACTTCGCGTCCTCGTCGCCGGCGTGAGCCTCGTCTGGCTGTTCCCGTACGTGATGCTCCAGCAGAAGGGAGCCGGACAGGCCATCGTCGGCCTGACGGACGGGCAGATCCCCTTCTGGGTCGGCGCGGGCGGCATCACGCTGTTCATGATCCTGTACGTCGCCGTCTCGGGGATGCGCGGCGTCGCCTGGACCGACACGATTCAGGGCCTGTTCATGCTGTCACTCGTGTGGGCCGCCGTCGCGTGGATTCTCACGTCCGTCGGCGGCGCTGGCGCGGCAACCGCCGCAGTCGCCGAGAGCGACCCGGAGTTCCTCGCGCTCGGCGGCGGCCTCTACACGCGGCAGTATATCGTCTCGACGGCCGTGAGCATCGCCTTCGGCGTGACGATGTTCCCGCAGATAAACCAGCGCTTCTTCGCCGCCGGGTCGAAGACGGTGTTCAAGCGGACGTTCGCCCTGTGGCCGATTCTCGTCCTCCTCCTGTTCGTCCCGGCGTTCATGCTGGGGTCGTGGGCCGCCGGGCTCGGCGTGACGGTGCCGGAGGGCGGCAACGTCGTCCCCGCGCTGCTGGGCGAATATACGCCGGCGTGGTTCGCCGCGCTGGTCATCGCCGGCGCGATGGCGGCGATGATGTCCTCCAGCGACTCGATGCTGCTGTCGGGGTCGTCGTATCTCACCCGCGACGTCTACCGGCCGCTGAAGCGCGCGTTCGGAAGCGGCGAGACGGACGACGCCCGGGAGACGCTCGTCGCCCGCGCGGGCGTCGTCGCCTTCGCCGCGCTCTCCTTCGTCGCCAGCCTTTACTCGCCGGGCACGCTCGTCCAGATCGGCGACACCGCGTTCAGCGGGTTCGCCCAGCTCACCCTGCCCGTCGCGCTCGCGCTCTACTGGCGCGGGACCACCCGCGACGGGATGTACGCCGGCGTCGTGGGGAGCCAGCTGTTCTACGTCCTGCACGTCTTTCCCGTCGTCGAGACGCTCGCCGGCCTCGCGGGGCTCGCCGTCTCGCTCCCGACCGCCTATCTCGGCTGGACGCCGGGTATCATCGGCATTCTGCTGGGAGCCGTCTTGACCGTCGCCGTCTCGCTCGCGACCAGCGCCGCCCCCGGGGAGAACCGCGCGGCCTATCAGGTCGACGGCGTCGAGGCCGACTGAGACGGCGGCTCGGTTCACCGTCGAGAGAGCGACCGACTGTGCGTCCGATCGCCACAACCGGAGGCCCGTTATGACGCGGAGCGGCGAACGGCCCCCGTATGAGCTTAGAACAGTCAGCGGCACCCGACTTCTCGCTCGAAAGCACCGCCGGTGGGACGGTCTCGCTCTCCGAACACCTCGAAGACGGCCCCGCCGTGATCCTCGTCAACCGCGGCCACTGGTGCAGTTTCTGCGCGGAGCACCTCCAGACGTTCAGCGAAGTGTCCTACGACCTCTGGTTCCACGACAACGTGGACGTCCTCCCGGTCGTGACCTCACCGCTCCCGAAGGTGACCGAGATGCGGGACCGTTACGACCTCGACATCCAGCTGCTCGCCGACCCCGACGGCGAGGTGGCCGAGCAGTACAGCGGGACCGAGGAGACGAGCCACGGCCTGACCGGCATCGCCGGGACGTACGTCGTCGACGAGGAGGGGACCGTCCAGTACGAACAGGTCGCGGACAACGCCGCCGACCGCACCTACGGGAACTTCGTTCGGTACTTCATCCGCAACGGGTACGAGGACCCGTACGGCGAGTGAGCGGGGCCGTCTCTCGGCCGGTTTTCGGCGGCCGGCCGCCCCGCCCGTTTCCGGCAGGCCGTCCGGATAGGTGAACCTACAAGGACGTGCAGTCCGACGGTTCGGTATGGACCTCAACGAGAACGTTGGTGGCCGCGACCGACTCGCACGCGCAGCGCTGGCCGTCGTACTGACCGTCGCGGCGGTTCGCTCGCTCCGGAACGGAAAGCGCCTGCGCGGACTGCTCGCCGGGATCGGCGCGCTCGTGTTCGGCTTCAACGCGACCAGCGGCTACTGCGGCGTGAACGACGTGCTGGGCCGAGACACCGCCGGCGGCGAGAGCGAGGACGAGGAAACGGTCGTCTCCATCAGCGAGAGCGACGAAGGCGACGCGAGCAGCGACGAAGAGTCGATCGCCGGCTCGAAGAAGGAGCGGGGCTGGACGCTGACCTGTGCCGCCTGCGGTAACGACATCGTCACCGGCGAGGCGCGCGGCCCGAACGAGAGCGGCGACATCGTCCACGAGACCTGTAACTGACGACGACTCGCGTACCGAGTCTGTTCGCTTTTATAGCCGCCGGGAGGTGTAGTACGTATGCAGACCCACATCGTCCCGGTCGGCTTCGACTACGACCGGCTCATCGCGCCGCTGGTGCGCGAGCAGCTCGACGTGGACCGCGTCATCCTCCTGGAGGGGGCGGTCGGCTCCGAGGCCAACGTCGAGTACTCGCGTCACCTCGCCGAGAAGTTGGAGAAGGACTACCGGAACCTGCTCGGGGCCGAAACCGAGAGCTTCGTCGTCGACGACGTCTACGCCTACGACGAGGCGTTCGAGCAGGCGTTCGAGCTCATCAACGACGAGCTCGACGCCGGCAACGAGGTGTGGGTCAACGTCTCCGCGATGCCCCGCACGGTCTCCTTCGCGTTCGCCACTGCCGCCCACTCGATCATGGTCGAGCGCGAGGGCGAGCGCGACCGCATCCACACCTACTACACGGTCCCCGAGAAGTACCTGGAGACGGAACTGGCCGAGGAACTGCGAAAACAGGTCGCCCTCTTAGAGAGCCTCAAGGACGGCGAGGACGTGGCCGCCGACGTCGACGAGCGACTGGAGACCGCCCTCGACCTCCTAGACGAGTTCGACGAGCGCGGGACGACCATCGGCGCGAAGGAGATCGACGGCTCGCACATCGTCGAACTCCCCGTCGCCTCCTTCTCGAACGTCAAGCCCTTCGAGGAGGTCATCCTCTTTCTCCTCGGCGAACACGGCGAGTTCGAGTCGGTCTCGGAACTCGCACAGGAACTGGCCCGCGAACTCGGCGAGGAGTACACCGACTCGTTCCGCTCGAAGGTCATCTACAACGTCGACCGCCTCGGCCCCGGCGGGAAAGGCTACATCGAACAGGAGGAACACGGCAAGTCGTATCGAACGCGCCTCTCGCGCATCGGCGAGCTGTGGGTCCGCTCGCACTCGGCGGACGAACGCGAACACGACCTGCTTTGAAACGCCATTGATAATTTGTATGACACTATGGGTCGGCAGAGCCAGAAAGCCCCACCTCGTAGATGATCAATCAGTCGACACAGGTGGGACTGAAAGGGGCCGAGCGCTCGATTAGCCCGGACGACGCAAGCACGCGAGCGAAGCGAGCGCGCACAGCGAGTCCCGGCAATCGAGCGCTCGGGGGCTTTCTGGCTGTTCGCGGTCCTCTCTTTTTCTCCGATAACAGGCGGCTCGACTATCGCTAGCGGGGCTTTCTGGCTGTTCGAGCCGGTCACCGTCGTAGTTCTCTCATCGACGAATCCAGCACCAGAAAACCGAAGTCGTTAATCCCCCGCTTCGCCCACGTACACGTAATGGCGCGTCGAGCAGCCTCCCGCTCCGTTCTCGTACCCGTAGTAGGGGTCTCCACGCCCCACTAACTCCACCTCTCGACGCCCGCACCGTTTTCGACCGACTGCGAGTTCACAGATTCGACATGAGTGACACACAGGACCCACCGACCGAGGAATCGACAGCAGACCAGCGAGAGAGTCTCGACGGGGAGTACGACCCCGGCGAGATCGAGCCCAAGTGGCAGGACCACTGGGTGA
The DNA window shown above is from Haloarcula limicola and carries:
- a CDS encoding GNAT family N-acetyltransferase codes for the protein MIREARSEDSDRLSAIQTAALDEPWPGLLDVAITGPPIVVVLDENGPIAYALVVPDSPVAYVAEFAVAPGMQGRGYGTRLMRALLVRLRNDGFETVRLTAREDDERARSFYDTFDFEMVERIDDHYEDGDGVLLSRDL
- the dnaG gene encoding DNA primase DnaG, producing MHDTAKYLIHADITAAGVVERSDVVGAVFGQTEGLLGEEMDLRDLQESKKVGRIDVEIRSEGGQSFGQITVASGLDRVETAILAAALETIEQVGPCRAQIEVSDIEDVRSAKRREVVDRATELLASFEADSIQTEDIVETVRQRARVDDITEYEGLPAGPRVADSDAIVVVEGRADVLQLLKYGVKNAIAVEGTDVPEAVADLTTRRTVTAFLDGDRGGDLILKELAQVGDVDYVAIAPRGRSVEELSRSEAMKSLRDKVPYDAVADADSPAAAIEENEARDDATAVDSDRGPVTDEDGGEAAAVAGVDGGTAASEADSTETASTAGPSGDGDATTDATAADEADRERPTLSDHVDAVIRADSGTVRLLDDDLRVLAEGDADEVVSMVGDCDETPRTVVVDADCSQKILDVAAQRGVGTVVATGDGEYVKQPTSVQVRTVS
- a CDS encoding sugar phosphate isomerase/epimerase family protein, translated to MRTAIQLWTLRNVDAPLSALFHRLATAGYEGVEFAGLGDSSERTQLLDAAGLLPVGVHVDADELRADPAAINGDLETLDAPYAVVPYLDDDHFADAAAVDETAATLDRIARDLDRPLLYHNHVHEFVPVGDETAFDRLIERTTVGFELDAGWAQAAGRDPVSLLRKLDGRAPVVHLKDVTVDGDPTDLGEGVVDLPAVVAAAREAGTDWLVFEYDDPDDPLAAMERGIEAMDRLLAEA
- a CDS encoding tRNA-binding protein, which codes for MTFTEAEIDPTRFLEDVEMRVGEVVDVEPFPEARKDVYKLDVDFGEETLQSAARLTDVYDPEDLLGAQVVAVVNLGTVTVAGFESECLVTGVDGEDGVVHLTTERDVEPGTRVY
- a CDS encoding DUF3311 domain-containing protein, which encodes MTSARTAGWAAVALVLMALAVPWFLWRNASVAFGLPVWLWWHVGWMVLASIVFAVFARTDWGLGVEEVR
- a CDS encoding sodium:solute symporter family protein, producing MADTALQLGIVGAYMVVALAVGVVAYRLTERNAEDYYLASRTLGTVVLLFTTFATLLSAFTFFGGPNLAFSAGPEWILVMGLMDGIVFAVLWYVLGYKQWLVGKRHGYVTLGEMLGDRFGSTRLRVLVAGVSLVWLFPYVMLQQKGAGQAIVGLTDGQIPFWVGAGGITLFMILYVAVSGMRGVAWTDTIQGLFMLSLVWAAVAWILTSVGGAGAATAAVAESDPEFLALGGGLYTRQYIVSTAVSIAFGVTMFPQINQRFFAAGSKTVFKRTFALWPILVLLLFVPAFMLGSWAAGLGVTVPEGGNVVPALLGEYTPAWFAALVIAGAMAAMMSSSDSMLLSGSSYLTRDVYRPLKRAFGSGETDDARETLVARAGVVAFAALSFVASLYSPGTLVQIGDTAFSGFAQLTLPVALALYWRGTTRDGMYAGVVGSQLFYVLHVFPVVETLAGLAGLAVSLPTAYLGWTPGIIGILLGAVLTVAVSLATSAAPGENRAAYQVDGVEAD
- a CDS encoding peroxiredoxin family protein, with the translated sequence MSLEQSAAPDFSLESTAGGTVSLSEHLEDGPAVILVNRGHWCSFCAEHLQTFSEVSYDLWFHDNVDVLPVVTSPLPKVTEMRDRYDLDIQLLADPDGEVAEQYSGTEETSHGLTGIAGTYVVDEEGTVQYEQVADNAADRTYGNFVRYFIRNGYEDPYGE